In the genome of Paramisgurnus dabryanus chromosome 18, PD_genome_1.1, whole genome shotgun sequence, one region contains:
- the nadk2 gene encoding NAD kinase 2, mitochondrial isoform X2, translating to MLSRALRKSISYGNPLTLVEVFSGSYCSRVGFHQTALCKVASQAECGFKPTKVAVVTKTTRFEFEQQRYRYAGLSEEDLEQLLALKGSSYSGLLERHNIHTFNVGHIVDSLQREGIDVRIVKRGEYNEDTVSWADAIISAGGDGTMLLVASKVYDKSKPVLGVNTDPERSEGHLCLPVHYTNAFSEALQKLRKGQFRWQWRQRIRVYLEGTGINPTPVDLHDLQLSLEQHSKAHRITTENQRGLKHDSPEGPHLLPVRGLNEIFIGESLSSRASYYEISIDDGPWEKQKSSGLSICTGTGSKAWSYNINKLVEQAVEDVLRIGISKTGVNLPINREFIESVTAAYNESLIFSPEEDKLFFSIREPIVNRVFSSSQQRGFANKVSVRSRCWDACMVVDGGTSFEFNDGAVATICLNEEDLLRTVILD from the exons ATGCTATCCCGAGCTTTAAGGAAATCCATTTCCTATGGAAATCCTTTAACGTTAGTGGAGGTTTTCAGTGGGAGTTATTGTAGTCGTGTGGGTTTTCATCAGACCGCTTTGTGTAAAGTTGCTTCGCAAGCTGAATGCGGCTTTAAACCAACAAAAGTCGCGGTTGTGACGAAGACCACGCGCTTTGAGTTTGAACAACAGAGATATCGATATGCGGGGCTGTCGGAGGAGGATCTCGAGCAGTTG CTTGCCTTGAAAGGATCCAGTTACAGTGGGCTTCTGGAGAGACATAATATACACACCTTCAATGTTGGACATATTGTGGATAGTTTACA GAGAGAAGGCATCGATGTGCGCATTGTTAAAAGAGGAGAGTATAATGAGGACACAGTCAGCTGGGCAGATGCCATCATCTCTGCCGGAG gtgACGGTACAATGCTACTAGTTGCCAGCAAAGTGTATGATAAGAGCAAGCCCGTTTTGGGGGTCAATACAGACCCAGAAAG GTCAGAGGGTCACTTGTGTTTACCTGTGCACTACACAAATGCCTTTTCTGAGGCCTTACAGAAACTCAGGAAGGGGCAGTTCAG GTGGCAGTGGCGTCAGCGGATCCGGGTGTACTTGGAAGGAACCGGGATTAACCCCACTCCAGTGGACCTACACGATCTACAGTTGAGCCTCGAGCAGCACAGCAAGGCGCACCGCATCACCACAGAAAACCAGCGCG GTCTCAAACACGACAGTCCCGAGGGTCCTCACCTGCTCCCCGTCCGAGGCCTGAATGAGATTTTCATTGGGGAGTCACTTTCATCCAG GGCTTCATACTATGAAATCTCTATTGATGACGGGCCGTGGGAGAAGCAGAAGAGCTCAGGACTTAGCATTTGCACTGGAACCGGATCTAAAGCATG GTCCTACAATATTAATAAACTTGTGGAGCAGGCCGTGGAAGATGTTCTTAGAATAG gtatatCAAAAACGGGTGTGAATCTTCCAATAAATCGAGAGTTTATTGAGAGTG TCACTGCAGCATACAATGAGTCTCTGATCTTCAGCCCAGAAGAAGACAAACTTTTCTTCAGTATTAGAGAGCCCATAGTCAACAGAGTGTTTTCCAGTAGCCAGCAAAGAGGATTTGCAAACAA GGTTTCTGTCCGCTCGAGGTGTTGGGATGCCTGCATGGTGGTTGATGGCGGAACGTCATTTGAATTTAATGATGGTGCCGTTGCTACAATCTGCTTAAATGAGGAGGACCTTTTGCGAACTGTCATTCTGGATTAA
- the nadk2 gene encoding NAD kinase 2, mitochondrial isoform X1: MLSRALRKSISYGNPLTLVEVFSGSYCSRVGFHQTALCKVASQAECGFKPTKVAVVTKTTRFEFEQQRYRYAGLSEEDLEQLLALKGSSYSGLLERHNIHTFNVGHIVDSLQREGIDVRIVKRGEYNEDTVSWADAIISAGGDGTMLLVASKVYDKSKPVLGVNTDPERSEGHLCLPVHYTNAFSEALQKLRKGQFRWQWRQRIRVYLEGTGINPTPVDLHDLQLSLEQHSKAHRITTENQRGLKHDSPEGPHLLPVRGLNEIFIGESLSSRVKYKSFKPHLTLSLHRASYYEISIDDGPWEKQKSSGLSICTGTGSKAWSYNINKLVEQAVEDVLRIGISKTGVNLPINREFIESVTAAYNESLIFSPEEDKLFFSIREPIVNRVFSSSQQRGFANKVSVRSRCWDACMVVDGGTSFEFNDGAVATICLNEEDLLRTVILD, translated from the exons ATGCTATCCCGAGCTTTAAGGAAATCCATTTCCTATGGAAATCCTTTAACGTTAGTGGAGGTTTTCAGTGGGAGTTATTGTAGTCGTGTGGGTTTTCATCAGACCGCTTTGTGTAAAGTTGCTTCGCAAGCTGAATGCGGCTTTAAACCAACAAAAGTCGCGGTTGTGACGAAGACCACGCGCTTTGAGTTTGAACAACAGAGATATCGATATGCGGGGCTGTCGGAGGAGGATCTCGAGCAGTTG CTTGCCTTGAAAGGATCCAGTTACAGTGGGCTTCTGGAGAGACATAATATACACACCTTCAATGTTGGACATATTGTGGATAGTTTACA GAGAGAAGGCATCGATGTGCGCATTGTTAAAAGAGGAGAGTATAATGAGGACACAGTCAGCTGGGCAGATGCCATCATCTCTGCCGGAG gtgACGGTACAATGCTACTAGTTGCCAGCAAAGTGTATGATAAGAGCAAGCCCGTTTTGGGGGTCAATACAGACCCAGAAAG GTCAGAGGGTCACTTGTGTTTACCTGTGCACTACACAAATGCCTTTTCTGAGGCCTTACAGAAACTCAGGAAGGGGCAGTTCAG GTGGCAGTGGCGTCAGCGGATCCGGGTGTACTTGGAAGGAACCGGGATTAACCCCACTCCAGTGGACCTACACGATCTACAGTTGAGCCTCGAGCAGCACAGCAAGGCGCACCGCATCACCACAGAAAACCAGCGCG GTCTCAAACACGACAGTCCCGAGGGTCCTCACCTGCTCCCCGTCCGAGGCCTGAATGAGATTTTCATTGGGGAGTCACTTTCATCCAG GGTGAAGTATAAATCCTTCAAACCCCATCTTACCCTCTCGCTTCATAGGGCTTCATACTATGAAATCTCTATTGATGACGGGCCGTGGGAGAAGCAGAAGAGCTCAGGACTTAGCATTTGCACTGGAACCGGATCTAAAGCATG GTCCTACAATATTAATAAACTTGTGGAGCAGGCCGTGGAAGATGTTCTTAGAATAG gtatatCAAAAACGGGTGTGAATCTTCCAATAAATCGAGAGTTTATTGAGAGTG TCACTGCAGCATACAATGAGTCTCTGATCTTCAGCCCAGAAGAAGACAAACTTTTCTTCAGTATTAGAGAGCCCATAGTCAACAGAGTGTTTTCCAGTAGCCAGCAAAGAGGATTTGCAAACAA GGTTTCTGTCCGCTCGAGGTGTTGGGATGCCTGCATGGTGGTTGATGGCGGAACGTCATTTGAATTTAATGATGGTGCCGTTGCTACAATCTGCTTAAATGAGGAGGACCTTTTGCGAACTGTCATTCTGGATTAA
- the skp2 gene encoding S-phase kinase-associated protein 2 isoform X1: protein MSSERTLKELPCLGDNLEGSSCRSVRSKLKRRPSCSGGLDTENTPHELIQQWSPPHKKPLICVKGKENDENVFVLGRRPRKRRETSAGLCWDSLPDELLLGILSHLSLQDLLRTSRVCKRWHRLAFDESLWHSVDLVGKAQLDGELGQVFSAGVLRLRCPHTCIGQPGFKNTKPLRVQHMDLSSCTVETSVLEQITSRCRHLHNMSLEGLVLSDSILHSLAQNTELVRLNLCGCSGFSPESLAKMLKSCSRLEEINVSWCDFSSLHVQAVSSNVPSSVTQLNISGYRQNLSTDDVKAIVERCPNLTNLDISDSVLMTADSFPVLQQLSSLRHLALSRCYLIHPASLIDFEKFPDLQTLEVFGLIQDGYLPILSKSLPHIQINTQAFSTVARPTVATRKDRTLWGMHCRLKYKH, encoded by the exons ATGTCAAGTGAAAG GACACTTAAAGAGCTCCCATGTCTCGGTGATAATTTGGAGGGATCCTCGTGCCGATCTGTGAGAAGTAAATTGAAACGCAGGCCCTCCTGCAGCGGGGGTCTCGATACTGAAAACACCCCACACGAGCTCATTCAACAGTGGTCACCCCCACACAAAAAGCCCCTGATTTGTGTAAAAGGGAAGGAAAAcgatgaaaatgtgtttgttttgggAAGACGTCCCAGGAAAAGGAGAGAAACATCAG CAGGCTTGTGTTGGGACAGTCTGCCCGATGAGCTGCTGCTGGGGATCCTGTCTCACCTCTCACTGCAAGATCTTCTCAGGACGTCTCGGGTCTGCAAGCGCTGGCATCGTCTTGC GTTCGATGAGTCCTTGTGGCATAGTGTGGACTTGGTAGGAAAAGCTCAGTTAGATGGTGAGCTTGGACAGGTGTTCTCAGCTGGAGTCTTGAGACTGCGCTGTCCACACACCTGCATCGGCCAACCtggttttaaaaatacaaa ACCACTTCGTGTCCAACATATGGATTTATCAAGCTGCACCGTAGAGACCTCAGTTCTTGAACAAATCACATCTCGCTGCAGACATCTGCATAATATGAGTCTTGAGGGATTGGTGCTCTCTGACAGCATTCTTCA CtctctagctcaaaatactgaGCTTGTCCGGTTGAACTTGTGTGGTTGTTCTGGTTTCTCCCCTGAATCTCTGGCTAAAATGCTAAAATCATGCAGTCG ACTTGAAGAAATAAATGTGTCGTGGTGTGACTTCAGTTCTCTCCATGTTCAGGCCGTTTCGAGCAACGTTCCCTCCAGTGTCACTCAACTCAACATTAGTGGTTACAGACAGAACCTCAGCACAGATG atgtcaaggCTATAGTAGAAAGATGCCCAAACCTCACAAACCTAGATATAAG CGACAGCGTGCTTATGACAGCAGACAGTTTTCCGGTTCTGCAGCAGCTCTCCTCTCTTAGACATCTGGCACTGAGCCGCTGTTATTTGATTCACCCAGCATCTCTCAT TGACTTTGAAAAGTTTCCAGATTTGCAGACCCTGGAGGTCTTTGGACTAATACAGGACGGCTATCTGCCCATTCTTAGTAAAAGTCTTCCACACATACAGATCAACACGCAGGCTTTCTCTACTGTGGCACGTCCAACTGTGGCTACAAGGAAGGATCGCACTCTTTGGGGAATGCACTGCCGGCTTAAATACAAACATTGA
- the skp2 gene encoding S-phase kinase-associated protein 2 isoform X2 — MSSERTLKELPCLGDNLEGSSCRSVRSKLKRRPSCSGGLDTENTPHELIQQWSPPHKKPLICVKGKENDENVFVLGRRPRKRRETSGLCWDSLPDELLLGILSHLSLQDLLRTSRVCKRWHRLAFDESLWHSVDLVGKAQLDGELGQVFSAGVLRLRCPHTCIGQPGFKNTKPLRVQHMDLSSCTVETSVLEQITSRCRHLHNMSLEGLVLSDSILHSLAQNTELVRLNLCGCSGFSPESLAKMLKSCSRLEEINVSWCDFSSLHVQAVSSNVPSSVTQLNISGYRQNLSTDDVKAIVERCPNLTNLDISDSVLMTADSFPVLQQLSSLRHLALSRCYLIHPASLIDFEKFPDLQTLEVFGLIQDGYLPILSKSLPHIQINTQAFSTVARPTVATRKDRTLWGMHCRLKYKH, encoded by the exons ATGTCAAGTGAAAG GACACTTAAAGAGCTCCCATGTCTCGGTGATAATTTGGAGGGATCCTCGTGCCGATCTGTGAGAAGTAAATTGAAACGCAGGCCCTCCTGCAGCGGGGGTCTCGATACTGAAAACACCCCACACGAGCTCATTCAACAGTGGTCACCCCCACACAAAAAGCCCCTGATTTGTGTAAAAGGGAAGGAAAAcgatgaaaatgtgtttgttttgggAAGACGTCCCAGGAAAAGGAGAGAAACATCAG GCTTGTGTTGGGACAGTCTGCCCGATGAGCTGCTGCTGGGGATCCTGTCTCACCTCTCACTGCAAGATCTTCTCAGGACGTCTCGGGTCTGCAAGCGCTGGCATCGTCTTGC GTTCGATGAGTCCTTGTGGCATAGTGTGGACTTGGTAGGAAAAGCTCAGTTAGATGGTGAGCTTGGACAGGTGTTCTCAGCTGGAGTCTTGAGACTGCGCTGTCCACACACCTGCATCGGCCAACCtggttttaaaaatacaaa ACCACTTCGTGTCCAACATATGGATTTATCAAGCTGCACCGTAGAGACCTCAGTTCTTGAACAAATCACATCTCGCTGCAGACATCTGCATAATATGAGTCTTGAGGGATTGGTGCTCTCTGACAGCATTCTTCA CtctctagctcaaaatactgaGCTTGTCCGGTTGAACTTGTGTGGTTGTTCTGGTTTCTCCCCTGAATCTCTGGCTAAAATGCTAAAATCATGCAGTCG ACTTGAAGAAATAAATGTGTCGTGGTGTGACTTCAGTTCTCTCCATGTTCAGGCCGTTTCGAGCAACGTTCCCTCCAGTGTCACTCAACTCAACATTAGTGGTTACAGACAGAACCTCAGCACAGATG atgtcaaggCTATAGTAGAAAGATGCCCAAACCTCACAAACCTAGATATAAG CGACAGCGTGCTTATGACAGCAGACAGTTTTCCGGTTCTGCAGCAGCTCTCCTCTCTTAGACATCTGGCACTGAGCCGCTGTTATTTGATTCACCCAGCATCTCTCAT TGACTTTGAAAAGTTTCCAGATTTGCAGACCCTGGAGGTCTTTGGACTAATACAGGACGGCTATCTGCCCATTCTTAGTAAAAGTCTTCCACACATACAGATCAACACGCAGGCTTTCTCTACTGTGGCACGTCCAACTGTGGCTACAAGGAAGGATCGCACTCTTTGGGGAATGCACTGCCGGCTTAAATACAAACATTGA